In one window of Gudongella oleilytica DNA:
- a CDS encoding family 1 encapsulin nanocompartment shell protein gives MLYRDLAPITKEAWGEIDSRAAEVLKSYLSARKVVKVNGPKGLDYNVITEGRLGEVSKSKEVEFATYKVLPLTEARVEFEMSRWELDNISRGAKDIDFGPLEDALEKMALFEENAIYNGLKKAGIDGLKASASAKPIAFGIDGTSILEAVTSGVIALREGFAGGSYTLVVGKEAYKRILSNDGGYPLNKRIESLIQGKIILSHVVEGAYLLPYNNENLELTVGKDYTIGYQSHTSEKVRFHVSESFTFRVLDPALIVRFEL, from the coding sequence ATGCTTTACAGAGATTTGGCTCCAATAACAAAGGAAGCATGGGGAGAGATTGATTCCAGAGCAGCAGAGGTATTGAAATCATATCTATCTGCCAGAAAAGTGGTTAAGGTAAATGGTCCAAAGGGACTGGACTATAATGTCATAACTGAGGGAAGGCTTGGGGAGGTTTCCAAGTCCAAGGAAGTTGAGTTTGCTACCTATAAGGTATTGCCCCTGACCGAGGCAAGAGTAGAGTTCGAAATGAGCAGATGGGAGCTTGACAACATTTCAAGAGGCGCTAAGGACATAGATTTTGGTCCGCTGGAGGATGCTCTTGAGAAAATGGCTCTATTTGAGGAAAATGCAATCTATAATGGACTGAAGAAGGCTGGTATAGACGGTCTTAAGGCTTCAGCTTCAGCTAAGCCCATAGCTTTTGGAATCGACGGTACTTCAATACTGGAAGCTGTAACCAGCGGGGTGATAGCTCTTAGAGAGGGATTCGCAGGAGGATCTTACACTCTTGTGGTAGGGAAGGAAGCTTATAAAAGGATACTTTCCAACGATGGAGGATATCCTTTGAATAAAAGGATCGAAAGCCTTATCCAGGGTAAGATAATTTTAAGCCATGTAGTTGAAGGTGCTTATTTGCTTCCGTATAATAATGAGAACCTGGAGCTTACAGTTGGCAAGGATTACACTATCGGTTACCAGTCTCATACAAGCGAGAAGGTTAGATTCCATGTTTCTGAGTCCTTTACATTCAGAGTACTAGATCCTGCATTGATAGTGAGGTTTGAGCTATAG
- a CDS encoding encapsulin-associated ferritin-like protein, protein MTQYHEPVERLDDKTMDITRAIMSLKEELEAVDWYNQRVAATNDPELKGIMAHNRDEEIEHAVMTLEWLRRNMDKWDEELKTYLFSEGSIIDLEEGEVDSAPEDKGLSIGDLK, encoded by the coding sequence ATGACTCAATACCACGAGCCTGTAGAAAGGCTGGACGACAAAACGATGGATATTACAAGGGCGATCATGAGCCTTAAGGAGGAGCTTGAGGCTGTAGACTGGTACAACCAGAGAGTTGCTGCAACAAATGATCCTGAGCTTAAGGGTATCATGGCTCATAACAGGGACGAGGAGATCGAGCATGCAGTTATGACCCTTGAGTGGCTGAGAAGGAACATGGACAAGTGGGATGAGGAGCTTAAGACGTACTTATTCTCTGAGGGCTCGATCATTGACCTTGAAGAAGGGGAAGTAGACAGTGCACCTGAGGATAAGGGACTAAGCATCGGAGATCTTAAATAG
- a CDS encoding radical SAM protein translates to MIYEGVVYRPPSEAGSWILQATIGCSHNRCTFCNMYKDKSFRIRSVQELEDEIHKVRELYPDIRRVFIADGDALMIRTEDLKYLLSEIRASFHKLERIGIYASPKSIHSKTDDELISLYEAGLGIAYLGLESGDPEILLRVRKGDTREGIISAGKRLKASGIKLSITAISGLGGKERWREHALMTASAVNEIRPHYLGLLTLMVEQGTELWTSVQEGSFQLLTPDEAARETLSLLQELDCDGLVFRSNHASNYVALKGTLNMDRDKLISQLKRAIEDEGFKDESFRRL, encoded by the coding sequence TTGATATATGAAGGAGTAGTGTACAGACCGCCTTCCGAGGCAGGAAGCTGGATACTTCAGGCTACCATAGGCTGTTCCCACAACAGGTGTACCTTCTGCAATATGTACAAGGATAAAAGCTTCAGAATAAGATCTGTGCAGGAGCTTGAGGATGAGATCCATAAGGTTCGGGAGCTCTATCCGGATATAAGGAGAGTATTTATTGCAGATGGAGACGCTCTTATGATAAGAACTGAGGATTTGAAGTATCTACTGTCAGAGATCAGAGCTTCTTTTCATAAATTGGAGAGGATAGGGATATATGCTTCACCAAAGAGCATACATTCAAAGACTGATGATGAATTGATTTCGCTTTATGAGGCAGGTCTTGGGATCGCGTACCTCGGGCTTGAGTCAGGCGATCCTGAGATACTCCTGAGAGTAAGGAAGGGAGATACAAGGGAAGGTATTATTTCGGCTGGCAAAAGGTTAAAGGCTTCAGGGATCAAACTTTCCATAACTGCCATATCTGGACTCGGAGGGAAGGAAAGGTGGAGAGAGCATGCCTTGATGACAGCTTCTGCAGTAAATGAAATAAGGCCTCACTACCTTGGACTTTTGACACTTATGGTGGAGCAGGGCACTGAGCTTTGGACTTCAGTCCAGGAAGGAAGCTTCCAGTTACTGACGCCAGATGAGGCAGCCAGGGAGACATTGTCGCTCCTTCAGGAGCTTGATTGCGATGGCCTGGTTTTCAGAAGCAATCATGCCTCTAATTACGTGGCTCTCAAGGGAACTCTTAACATGGACAGGGATAAGCTTATAAGTCAGCTGAAAAGAGCAATTGAGGATGAAGGTTTTAAGGATGAATCCTTCCGAAGGCTTTAG
- the bcp gene encoding thioredoxin-dependent thiol peroxidase: MIKYSFTLKETDGSEVSLKDYLGKRVIVYFYPKDNTSGUTVEAIGFRDLKQEFEAVNTAIIGISKDDLKSHARFRDKNDLNFLLLSDETGEVHELFQVIVPKKLYGKEYMGTERSTFIFNENGELIKEYRKVKAEGHAEEVLAFIKERFD; this comes from the coding sequence ATGATAAAGTATAGTTTTACACTAAAGGAAACTGATGGATCCGAGGTTTCTCTCAAAGATTATCTGGGGAAGAGAGTTATCGTATACTTTTACCCAAAGGACAATACCTCAGGCTGAACCGTAGAAGCTATTGGCTTCAGGGACCTGAAGCAAGAGTTTGAGGCGGTTAATACTGCAATTATTGGTATCAGTAAGGATGATCTCAAATCCCACGCCAGGTTCAGAGATAAGAATGACCTGAATTTTCTTTTATTGAGTGATGAAACAGGAGAGGTCCATGAGCTTTTCCAGGTGATCGTTCCAAAGAAGCTGTATGGCAAGGAATATATGGGAACAGAGAGATCAACCTTTATATTCAATGAGAATGGTGAGCTTATTAAGGAATACAGAAAGGTAAAGGCAGAAGGACATGCTGAGGAGGTACTGGCCTTCATAAAGGAGAGATTTGATTGA
- a CDS encoding GNAT family N-acetyltransferase — protein sequence MLIRRAEVKENKVLTELAVMSEAYWGYDKRFLDAYRQIYSLTEDYIRNHPTFVMEEDGKLAGFYSIIESDDEVTLEYFYLDPAYIGKGLGRELWDHLVEFCRNRGIIEFVLVSAPEARLFYEKMGAVVVGDVNSLVGKDRRIHKMKMII from the coding sequence ATGTTGATTAGACGAGCGGAAGTAAAAGAAAATAAAGTGCTTACTGAGCTTGCAGTGATGTCTGAGGCATACTGGGGCTATGATAAGAGGTTTTTGGACGCATATCGTCAGATATATAGTCTTACAGAGGATTACATCAGAAATCATCCAACCTTCGTAATGGAGGAGGATGGAAAGCTTGCTGGCTTTTATAGTATCATAGAGAGCGATGATGAGGTAACTCTTGAATACTTTTACCTGGACCCTGCTTATATAGGGAAGGGACTGGGAAGGGAGCTTTGGGATCATCTGGTGGAATTTTGCCGGAATAGAGGCATCATTGAATTTGTGCTCGTATCAGCTCCTGAAGCAAGGCTTTTCTATGAAAAAATGGGTGCAGTGGTAGTAGGCGATGTGAATTCACTGGTTGGCAAGGATAGAAGGATCCACAAGATGAAAATGATAATATGA
- a CDS encoding M48 family metallopeptidase, producing the protein MEGFRIEIEYRNRKTLGIKLEESGRIRVLAPKGTSFSVIKEALGAKEKWILNKLREIEGQEKPSPIEFGGTVPFLGTDLAIRPFDHDKGRINKTRISKGELLIGSRDWSRDKLKDAMVDFYRANTREIAIERIDLYWRSIGIKPEGITVRDQKTRWASCSSRGNLSFNLRCSMLPMELFDYIVIHELCHLIHMDHSMEFWKRVEAILPDYNDRKKRLKNEGASIFRYFRKE; encoded by the coding sequence TTGGAAGGATTCAGGATCGAGATAGAGTACAGAAACAGGAAGACCTTAGGCATTAAGCTTGAAGAATCCGGAAGAATAAGGGTTCTGGCACCAAAGGGCACCAGCTTTAGTGTAATCAAAGAAGCTCTGGGTGCCAAGGAAAAATGGATACTCAATAAGCTTAGGGAAATAGAAGGTCAGGAAAAGCCATCACCTATTGAATTTGGAGGAACTGTACCTTTTCTTGGCACTGATTTGGCGATCAGACCATTTGATCACGATAAAGGCAGGATCAATAAAACCAGGATTTCAAAAGGAGAGCTTTTAATAGGATCCAGAGATTGGAGCAGGGATAAGCTCAAGGACGCAATGGTTGATTTCTACAGAGCTAATACAAGGGAAATAGCTATTGAAAGAATCGACCTATATTGGAGATCCATTGGGATAAAACCTGAAGGGATAACCGTTAGGGATCAAAAGACAAGGTGGGCAAGCTGCTCCTCAAGGGGAAACCTAAGTTTTAACCTTCGGTGCTCGATGCTCCCCATGGAGCTTTTTGATTATATTGTAATCCATGAGCTTTGCCACCTGATCCATATGGATCATTCCATGGAGTTTTGGAAGAGGGTGGAAGCTATACTTCCTGATTACAATGACAGAAAAAAGCGTCTAAAGAACGAAGGAGCATCTATCTTCAGATATTTCAGGAAAGAATGA
- a CDS encoding 4Fe-4S binding protein — protein MQRGCGVCEKICPSGTITMNMKRLEWTEERCIHCLACLHRCPQNAI, from the coding sequence TTGCAACGGGGATGTGGAGTATGTGAAAAAATCTGTCCATCGGGGACAATAACCATGAATATGAAGCGGCTTGAGTGGACTGAGGAAAGATGCATCCACTGCCTGGCATGTCTGCATAGATGCCCACAAAATGCCATCTAG
- a CDS encoding EFR1 family ferrodoxin (N-terminal region resembles flavodoxins. C-terminal ferrodoxin region binds two 4Fe-4S clusters.), whose protein sequence is MIYHRSYNHLISCIILLYPTKIEEFIFPVYYFGIPSIVEEFIRRIKFEGTLSKGSYLVLTCGGTTGNALGILKNLLEERELKLDYIFAVDMPDNYILIYDIQKPRQQKIQLDSLPLLSNGQKDQEL, encoded by the coding sequence ATGATTTATCACCGTTCCTATAATCACCTTATTTCGTGTATAATCTTATTATACCCAACGAAAATAGAAGAGTTCATTTTCCCTGTCTACTATTTTGGAATACCAAGCATCGTCGAAGAGTTTATTAGAAGAATAAAATTTGAGGGTACTCTAAGTAAGGGTTCATATTTAGTCCTGACCTGTGGGGGAACCACGGGAAATGCACTTGGGATTTTGAAAAATCTTTTAGAAGAGAGGGAGCTTAAGCTGGATTACATATTTGCAGTAGACATGCCGGATAATTACATCCTGATTTATGATATCCAGAAACCCCGACAGCAGAAAATACAGCTTGATAGCTTACCCCTTTTATCGAATGGGCAGAAAGACCAAGAGCTTTAA
- a CDS encoding EcsC family protein, translating into MFSYESRVQKDLERWKKEMRKPPSLLERASKGTQKAVTRMFPEKYHEIITGAIKSITTTVLLGTGFISSKPLYGLPLEERERRVRDKGKIYATTAAVEGAATGAGGFVASLADFPLLLGIKMKFLYEVAAIYGFDTSSYEERLYLLHIFQLAFSSKAHVNEIFEKMESWDNYVSSLPKELDDFNWRSFQQEYRDYLDLAKLMQMMPVVGAVVGIYVNNKLLKKLTETAMNSYRMRVLK; encoded by the coding sequence ATGTTTTCATACGAGAGCAGAGTCCAAAAGGATCTCGAGAGATGGAAAAAAGAAATGCGAAAGCCTCCTTCACTGCTTGAGAGGGCTTCCAAAGGAACACAGAAGGCAGTGACCAGGATGTTCCCGGAAAAATACCATGAGATTATAACTGGTGCTATCAAGAGCATCACAACAACAGTACTCTTGGGGACCGGCTTTATATCCTCCAAACCATTGTATGGCCTTCCTCTTGAAGAAAGAGAACGAAGAGTAAGAGACAAGGGCAAGATCTATGCAACGACCGCTGCCGTAGAGGGTGCCGCTACAGGAGCAGGTGGTTTTGTTGCCTCACTTGCCGACTTCCCTTTACTCCTTGGTATCAAAATGAAATTTCTTTATGAGGTTGCAGCCATCTACGGCTTCGACACCTCAAGCTATGAAGAGAGACTTTACCTCCTCCATATATTCCAGCTTGCTTTCTCCAGCAAGGCCCATGTCAATGAAATATTTGAGAAAATGGAGTCCTGGGATAACTATGTATCCTCTCTCCCTAAGGAGTTAGATGATTTCAACTGGAGAAGCTTTCAACAGGAATACAGGGATTACCTGGACCTTGCGAAGCTTATGCAAATGATGCCTGTGGTTGGAGCAGTTGTAGGGATCTATGTAAACAATAAGCTATTGAAAAAACTTACGGAGACTGCTATGAATTCCTACAGGATGAGAGTTTTAAAATAA
- a CDS encoding acyl-CoA thioesterase produces the protein MSIGNMMQPDQANVNGGVHGGEIMKMMDTCAGIVARRHSRMSTVTARVDELEFLLPIRVGNLVTCHGQLTYVGKQSMDILVTVMVEDLKKSEPSRMALTAYFTMVALDENGLPTEVPRLIIETEEEQRLYDEGESRYKAHKEKRKNWTKD, from the coding sequence GTGAGCATAGGAAATATGATGCAGCCGGACCAAGCTAACGTCAATGGAGGAGTTCACGGAGGAGAAATCATGAAGATGATGGATACCTGCGCAGGGATAGTTGCCAGGAGGCACTCCAGGATGAGCACTGTTACGGCAAGGGTAGATGAGCTGGAGTTTCTTCTACCGATAAGAGTAGGCAACCTGGTCACGTGTCATGGACAGCTCACATATGTTGGTAAACAATCCATGGATATCCTTGTGACAGTTATGGTCGAGGACCTTAAAAAAAGTGAACCCTCCAGAATGGCTCTTACAGCTTACTTTACAATGGTGGCTCTTGATGAGAACGGTCTTCCAACTGAGGTACCGAGGCTTATCATCGAAACAGAGGAGGAGCAAAGGCTTTATGACGAAGGTGAATCAAGGTATAAAGCGCACAAGGAAAAGAGAAAAAACTGGACAAAAGACTAA
- a CDS encoding IS110 family transposase, which translates to MFYVGIDISKFKHDCFIVTEAGEVVCDSFSIKNDSDGFTELLSVLDSLYPKENVRIGFESTGHYALNLKLFLEKAHYSFMEFNPVLLSKFNKSQSLRRTKTDAIDSISIARWLMTVDYKPYPIGFYHTYALKSLTRLRDSLVKQRSFYMVKITNVLDHVFPEFKPFFNNRFSKTAIYLLDNYGSAKSIANMNTRSYDALRSISRGKFSMQKFIKLKELAKNTVGCDHELFTCQLNSLLSLYKQLANEVDSLESQIESLIVEIDPKTLSIPGIGPLSAAVIYAEYGDLSRFNSPAQMLSFAGLEPGYYQSGTSEHGGGMVKRGSSHLRYTLMNLCIPLIQYNMTFAEYYHKKRNEGKSHRVACSHLVKKLIRVIFTLEKNGIDFDPTKLR; encoded by the coding sequence ATGTTCTATGTCGGAATCGACATCTCTAAGTTCAAACACGACTGTTTCATTGTTACTGAAGCAGGCGAGGTTGTTTGTGATTCTTTTTCTATCAAGAACGATTCTGATGGATTTACAGAACTCTTATCTGTTCTAGATTCTCTTTATCCTAAAGAGAATGTAAGAATAGGGTTTGAATCTACTGGTCATTATGCTTTAAACCTGAAGTTGTTCCTCGAAAAAGCCCACTACAGCTTCATGGAATTTAACCCTGTTCTTCTCTCAAAGTTTAACAAGTCTCAGTCTTTAAGGCGTACCAAAACGGATGCAATTGATTCCATATCCATTGCCCGCTGGCTTATGACGGTTGATTACAAACCCTATCCAATAGGATTTTATCATACCTATGCGCTTAAGTCATTAACTCGTCTTCGTGACTCTCTTGTTAAACAGAGAAGCTTTTACATGGTTAAGATTACAAATGTCCTTGATCACGTCTTTCCTGAGTTTAAGCCATTTTTCAATAATCGGTTTAGCAAGACTGCTATCTACCTTTTAGATAATTATGGTTCTGCCAAAAGTATTGCTAATATGAATACTAGGTCCTATGATGCTTTACGCAGTATTTCCAGAGGAAAATTCTCTATGCAAAAATTTATAAAGCTAAAAGAATTGGCCAAGAATACCGTTGGCTGCGATCATGAACTTTTTACTTGCCAATTGAATAGTCTGCTATCTTTGTATAAACAATTAGCAAATGAGGTAGACTCTCTTGAAAGTCAAATTGAATCTTTAATCGTTGAAATTGATCCCAAAACTTTATCTATACCTGGGATTGGCCCTCTGTCAGCAGCTGTTATATATGCTGAATATGGTGATTTATCTAGATTTAATTCCCCTGCTCAGATGCTTTCTTTTGCTGGGCTTGAACCAGGTTATTATCAATCAGGGACGTCGGAACATGGTGGAGGTATGGTTAAAAGAGGTTCTTCCCATCTTCGCTACACCTTGATGAATCTATGTATTCCATTGATTCAATACAACATGACATTTGCTGAGTACTACCACAAAAAGCGTAATGAAGGTAAATCACACCGTGTGGCATGTTCTCATCTTGTCAAGAAATTGATTCGAGTCATCTTTACTCTTGAAAAGAATGGAATTGATTTTGATCCAACAAAACTTCGCTGA
- a CDS encoding GNAT family N-acetyltransferase, which translates to MSTQFTEFPLMETARLVLRRLTEEDLDDLFNMRKDPDMHEYTDTMPDTSLKDTKEYLERMDKGINEGKWLLWGIQSKETHRIIGSVSVWNFTESRNGAELGYGIVTHMQGNGYMAESLQAVIDYCFRTIGMDWIEACTEEGNESSTRLLGNLGFVQINKVIDQGYNTDRLYNMLVFRKVKQ; encoded by the coding sequence ATGTCTACCCAGTTCACTGAATTTCCATTGATGGAAACAGCGAGGTTGGTCCTAAGAAGGCTCACCGAGGAGGATCTTGACGATCTTTTCAACATGAGGAAGGACCCTGATATGCATGAATATACAGACACAATGCCCGATACTTCCCTAAAGGATACAAAGGAATACCTTGAAAGGATGGATAAGGGAATAAATGAAGGCAAGTGGCTTCTCTGGGGTATTCAGTCAAAGGAGACACATAGGATAATCGGCAGTGTAAGTGTCTGGAACTTTACTGAATCCCGTAATGGAGCTGAGCTCGGATATGGGATAGTGACCCATATGCAGGGTAATGGGTATATGGCTGAGTCCCTGCAGGCAGTTATAGACTACTGCTTCAGGACTATTGGAATGGATTGGATCGAGGCCTGTACGGAGGAGGGGAATGAAAGCTCCACGAGGCTTCTTGGAAATCTGGGTTTTGTTCAGATAAACAAAGTCATAGACCAGGGTTATAATACGGATAGACTTTACAATATGCTGGTGTTCAGGAAAGTGAAGCAATAG
- a CDS encoding GNAT family N-acetyltransferase, with protein MEAEGRIVDLNSENLQSFREFCRRNRSKVDDSYLYEEDISTFEPNPENPTFLYLEGGKVVAAASLIIDEYNRKGNRARFRILYSEKDSKGIYDGIFHRILIHALDLDNVYIFVPTYNDKLMARMEKLGFCRERYTYLMVREDDPVKKEELPEGFALKSFDPERDLDEWCSVRNICFATVKGNETPISPEMVRSFAIRNDYLDGGMIMLTHNGKAVGIVRGTRDEYEGKPIMNIGSVAVLPEYQGRGLGRVLLREAIRFAKRSGFSRTVLSVNADNEGARKIYDREGFKEVEGVVCYVYPVH; from the coding sequence GTGGAAGCAGAAGGCAGAATTGTAGATCTCAATAGTGAGAATCTTCAAAGCTTTAGGGAGTTTTGCAGAAGAAACAGAAGTAAGGTTGATGATTCCTATTTGTATGAGGAGGACATTAGCACATTTGAACCTAATCCAGAAAATCCCACCTTCCTTTATCTTGAGGGAGGCAAGGTAGTCGCAGCCGCATCATTGATAATTGACGAGTATAACCGAAAAGGCAACAGGGCAAGGTTCAGGATACTTTATTCAGAAAAGGACAGCAAAGGGATTTACGATGGCATATTCCATAGGATATTGATCCATGCTCTGGATTTGGATAATGTATATATTTTTGTTCCAACCTATAACGATAAGCTGATGGCCAGAATGGAGAAGTTGGGTTTTTGCAGGGAAAGATATACCTATCTCATGGTCAGAGAGGATGATCCAGTCAAGAAGGAAGAGCTGCCAGAAGGCTTTGCTTTGAAGTCTTTTGACCCTGAACGGGATTTAGATGAATGGTGCAGTGTAAGAAATATCTGTTTCGCAACAGTTAAAGGCAATGAGACACCTATAAGTCCTGAAATGGTAAGATCCTTCGCTATTAGGAATGACTATCTTGATGGTGGCATGATCATGCTTACTCATAATGGGAAGGCTGTGGGGATCGTAAGAGGTACAAGAGATGAATATGAGGGGAAGCCAATAATGAATATTGGTTCAGTTGCAGTTCTTCCGGAATATCAGGGCAGGGGACTTGGAAGAGTGCTTCTGAGAGAGGCTATAAGATTCGCAAAGAGATCAGGCTTTTCAAGGACTGTCCTATCAGTAAATGCGGACAATGAGGGTGCCCGAAAGATATATGACAGAGAGGGCTTCAAGGAGGTTGAGGGAGTGGTATGCTATGTCTACCCAGTTCACTGA
- a CDS encoding B3/4 domain-containing protein gives MKFVIEDGFWDIFPDARIGVAVCKGVENTYSDKAFFEDTLRSAEMKAISRLGDGNLTEKPEIKIWREAFTKFKTKKGARSSVEALLKRVVGGNQLRCINPLVDLYNSISLKYGLPCGGEDIDKFKGDLRLGLALGEEHFIPLGDRESSPPYPGEVAYLDDEGAVCRCWNWREAERTMLTEDTKNAFLCIEIPDSSKLKDLESAVEELSQLVFENLGGCCHYFILDRNNSEYILTENEDNIRKAGMYSGSRRQNCRSQ, from the coding sequence ATGAAGTTTGTGATAGAGGATGGATTTTGGGATATATTCCCTGATGCAAGAATTGGAGTAGCAGTTTGCAAGGGTGTGGAAAATACATACAGTGATAAAGCCTTTTTCGAAGATACTCTCAGATCTGCGGAGATGAAGGCAATTTCAAGACTTGGGGATGGGAATCTGACAGAAAAGCCCGAGATAAAGATATGGAGAGAGGCTTTTACGAAATTCAAAACAAAGAAAGGGGCCAGATCATCTGTTGAAGCCCTGCTTAAAAGGGTAGTTGGAGGGAATCAGCTTAGGTGTATCAATCCGCTTGTCGATCTGTACAACTCAATATCCCTCAAATACGGACTTCCTTGTGGTGGGGAGGATATAGACAAGTTTAAGGGTGACCTGAGGCTTGGATTAGCTTTGGGGGAAGAGCACTTCATTCCATTGGGAGATCGGGAAAGCTCACCCCCATATCCGGGAGAGGTAGCTTATTTGGATGATGAAGGCGCAGTATGCAGGTGCTGGAACTGGAGAGAGGCTGAAAGAACTATGCTGACAGAGGATACAAAGAATGCTTTTCTATGTATCGAGATACCTGATTCGTCAAAATTAAAGGACCTGGAATCTGCTGTTGAGGAGCTCTCACAGCTGGTATTCGAAAATCTTGGCGGATGTTGTCATTATTTCATATTGGATAGAAACAACAGTGAGTACATTCTTACGGAGAATGAAGACAATATAAGAAAGGCAGGGATGTATAGTGGAAGCAGAAGGCAGAATTGTAGATCTCAATAG
- a CDS encoding DUF2200 domain-containing protein, translated as MKNNDKIYKMSFAKVYPMYIAKAEKKGRTKEEVDLIILWLTGYSKEEFERQLERQSDFETFFREAPAMNPLRSQIKGVICGVRVEEIDEPLMKEIRYLDKLVDELAKGKPMDKILRIN; from the coding sequence ATGAAAAACAATGACAAGATCTACAAAATGAGCTTTGCCAAGGTATATCCAATGTACATTGCAAAGGCTGAAAAGAAAGGCCGAACAAAGGAAGAGGTTGACCTGATCATACTGTGGCTTACAGGGTATAGTAAAGAGGAGTTTGAAAGGCAGCTTGAGAGGCAGTCAGATTTTGAAACATTCTTCAGGGAGGCTCCAGCAATGAACCCCTTAAGGTCACAAATAAAGGGTGTCATATGCGGTGTCAGGGTAGAGGAAATAGATGAGCCTCTGATGAAAGAGATAAGATACCTTGATAAGCTTGTTGACGAGCTTGCAAAGGGTAAACCGATGGACAAGATATTAAGAATAAATTAG
- the rlmH gene encoding 23S rRNA (pseudouridine(1915)-N(3))-methyltransferase RlmH, producing the protein MNIDIAVVGKIKEKYLAEGIMEYSKRLGRYCSLRILEVEDEKTPETMSYKEMEEAKRREGERLLSKIPDQALVIALSIDGKQLSSEELSEKISDLMVRGTSHIVFVIGGSLGLSDEILARSQMKLSFSRMTFPHQMMRMILLEQIYRAFRIIKNEPYHK; encoded by the coding sequence ATGAATATAGATATTGCAGTAGTTGGTAAAATAAAAGAAAAGTATCTGGCTGAGGGGATAATGGAGTACTCGAAAAGGCTTGGAAGGTACTGCAGCCTAAGGATCCTGGAGGTGGAGGATGAGAAGACTCCTGAGACCATGTCTTACAAAGAGATGGAGGAAGCCAAGAGAAGAGAGGGCGAGAGACTCCTTTCAAAGATACCTGATCAGGCATTAGTTATTGCACTATCAATCGATGGGAAGCAGCTTTCCTCAGAGGAGCTTTCTGAAAAGATCTCAGATCTTATGGTGAGAGGGACTTCACATATAGTCTTTGTAATAGGAGGCTCCTTGGGACTGTCTGATGAGATTTTGGCAAGAAGTCAGATGAAGCTATCATTTTCCAGGATGACCTTTCCTCATCAAATGATGAGAATGATACTTCTTGAGCAGATATATCGAGCCTTCAGAATAATTAAAAACGAGCCTTATCACAAGTAG
- the tpx gene encoding thiol peroxidase, producing the protein MDKRTGVVTMGGNPMTLVGKEIRVGDKAPDFTGLKGDMSSFSLKDAGDKKKIISVVPSLDTGVCELQTIRFNEEAAELEDVAIITVSVDLPFAQKRFCSANGIDKVITVSDHRDLDFGLKYGFLMEEVRLLSRGIVVLDGENNVKYVEYVDQVGKHPDYDKALDAVRSI; encoded by the coding sequence ATGGATAAGAGGACAGGAGTAGTGACTATGGGAGGAAACCCCATGACATTAGTAGGTAAGGAGATCAGGGTTGGAGACAAGGCTCCTGATTTCACGGGGCTAAAGGGAGACATGAGCTCTTTCAGTCTTAAGGATGCAGGAGATAAGAAAAAAATAATTTCAGTAGTCCCATCTCTTGATACAGGAGTCTGTGAACTTCAGACCATAAGGTTTAACGAGGAAGCAGCTGAGCTTGAGGACGTTGCAATCATAACGGTTTCTGTAGATCTCCCCTTTGCTCAGAAGAGGTTTTGCAGTGCAAATGGAATTGACAAGGTAATAACTGTATCTGATCACAGAGATCTTGATTTTGGTCTTAAATATGGTTTCCTTATGGAGGAGGTACGACTACTTTCAAGGGGGATCGTCGTACTTGACGGAGAGAATAATGTTAAATACGTTGAGTATGTTGACCAGGTTGGTAAGCACCCTGACTACGACAAGGCTCTGGATGCAGTAAGAAGCATATAA